Proteins from one Escherichia coli genomic window:
- the yhjG gene encoding AsmA family protein, with amino-acid sequence MSKAGKITAAISGTFLLLIVVAIILIATFDWNRLKPTINQKVSAELNRPFAIRGDLGVVWERQKQETGWRSWVPWPHVHAEDIILGNPPDIPEVTMVHLPRVEATLAPLALLTKTVWLPWIKLEKPDARLIRLSEKNNNWTFNLANDDNKDTNAKPSAWSLRLDNILFDQGRIAIDDKVSKADLEIFVDPLGKPLPFSEVTGSKGKADKEKVGDYVFGLKAQGRYNGEPLTGKGKIGGMLALRGEGTPFPVQADFRSGNTRVAFDGVVNDPMKMGGVDLRLKFSGDSLGDLYELTGVLLPDTPPFETDGRLVAKIDTEKSSVFDYRGFNGRIGDSDIHGSLIYTTGKPRPKLEGDVESRQLRLADLGPLIGVDSGKGAEKSKRSEQKKGEKSVQPAGKVLPYDRFETDKWDVMDADVRFKGRRIEHGSSLPISDLSTHIILKNADLRLQPLKFGMAGGSIAANIHLEGDKKPMQGRADIQARRLKLKELMPDVELMQKTLGEMNGDAELRGSGNSVAALLGNSNGNLKLLMNDGLVSRNLMEIVGLNVGNYIVGAIFGDDEVRVNCAAANLDIANGVARPQIFAFDTENALINVTGTASFASEQLDLTIDPESKGIRIITLRSPLYVRGTFKNPQAGVKAGPLIARGAVAAALATLVTPAAALLALISPSEGEANQCRTILSQMKK; translated from the coding sequence ATGAGCAAGGCAGGCAAAATAACCGCTGCGATTTCAGGGACTTTCTTGTTGTTGATTGTCGTGGCGATCATTTTGATTGCAACATTTGACTGGAATCGACTCAAACCGACCATCAACCAGAAAGTCTCTGCGGAGTTGAATCGTCCATTCGCTATCCGTGGCGATCTGGGCGTGGTGTGGGAGCGGCAAAAACAAGAAACCGGCTGGCGCAGCTGGGTGCCGTGGCCTCATGTGCATGCAGAAGACATCATTCTTGGCAATCCGCCGGATATTCCCGAAGTCACAATGGTGCATTTGCCGCGGGTAGAAGCGACGCTGGCCCCGCTGGCGTTGCTGACCAAAACGGTCTGGCTGCCGTGGATAAAACTGGAGAAGCCCGACGCGCGTCTGATTCGTCTCTCTGAAAAGAACAATAACTGGACGTTTAATCTCGCCAATGATGATAACAAAGACACGAATGCAAAGCCGTCGGCGTGGTCGCTTCGACTGGATAATATTCTGTTCGATCAAGGGCGGATCGCTATTGATGACAAAGTAAGCAAAGCGGATCTGGAAATTTTTGTCGATCCGTTAGGCAAGCCGCTGCCGTTCAGTGAAGTTACCGGATCGAAAGGTAAAGCGGATAAAGAAAAGGTGGGCGATTACGTTTTTGGTCTGAAGGCGCAGGGACGTTATAACGGTGAACCGCTCACGGGCAAAGGTAAAATCGGCGGTATGCTGGCACTACGCGGCGAAGGTACACCGTTTCCGGTACAGGCTGATTTCCGCTCCGGGAATACTCGCGTCGCTTTTGATGGCGTTGTGAATGACCCAATGAAGATGGGCGGTGTCGATTTACGGCTTAAATTTTCTGGCGATTCGCTGGGTGATCTCTATGAACTGACGGGCGTTCTGCTTCCCGATACCCCGCCGTTTGAAACCGATGGTCGGCTGGTCGCGAAAATCGACACTGAAAAATCGTCGGTATTTGATTATCGGGGCTTTAATGGGCGCATTGGCGATAGTGATATCCACGGTTCTCTGATCTACACCACCGGCAAGCCACGGCCAAAACTGGAAGGTGATGTCGAATCGCGGCAATTGCGGCTGGCAGATTTAGGGCCATTGATTGGCGTTGATTCTGGAAAAGGTGCAGAAAAGTCGAAACGGTCTGAACAGAAGAAGGGTGAAAAAAGCGTTCAGCCTGCGGGCAAAGTGCTGCCTTATGACCGCTTCGAAACCGATAAATGGGACGTCATGGATGCCGATGTTCGCTTCAAAGGGCGGCGCATTGAGCATGGCAGTAGCCTGCCGATTAGCGATCTTTCTACTCATATCATCCTCAAAAATGCTGACCTGCGCCTGCAACCGCTGAAATTTGGCATGGCAGGCGGCAGCATTGCGGCGAATATTCATCTGGAAGGTGATAAAAAACCGATGCAGGGGCGGGCAGATATTCAGGCTCGTCGGCTGAAACTCAAAGAACTGATGCCCGATGTAGAACTGATGCAGAAGACTCTGGGGGAAATGAACGGTGACGCGGAACTACGCGGTAGCGGTAACTCGGTGGCGGCGCTTTTAGGCAACAGTAACGGCAACCTGAAACTGTTGATGAATGACGGGCTGGTGAGCCGCAACCTGATGGAGATTGTCGGGCTGAATGTCGGTAACTACATTGTCGGTGCGATATTTGGTGATGATGAGGTGCGGGTGAACTGCGCGGCAGCGAATCTGGATATTGCCAACGGTGTAGCGCGTCCGCAGATTTTCGCTTTTGATACCGAGAATGCGTTGATCAATGTTACCGGCACGGCAAGTTTTGCTTCGGAGCAACTGGATTTGACTATCGATCCAGAAAGTAAAGGGATTCGGATTATCACACTGCGTTCGCCGCTGTATGTGCGTGGGACATTTAAAAATCCGCAGGCTGGGGTGAAAGCCGGGCCGTTGATTGCTCGCGGAGCCGTCGCGGCGGCACTGGCAACGCTGGTAACACCGGCGGCGGCGTTACTGGCGCTGATCTCTCCTTCCGAAGGGGAGGCTAATCAGTGTCGGACGATTTTGTCGCAGATGAAGAAGTGA
- the yhjD gene encoding inner membrane protein YhjD, with protein sequence MTQENEIKRPTQDLELEPIKPLDNSEKGGKVSQALETVTTTAEKVQRQPIIAHLIRATERFNDRLGNQFGAAITYFSFLSMIPILMVSFAAGGFVLASHPMLLQDIFDKILQNISDPTLAATLKNTINTAVQQRTTVGLVGLAVALYSGINWMGNLREAIRAQSRDVWERSPQDQEKFWVKYLRDFISLIGLLIALIVTLSITSVAGSAQQMIISALHLNSIEWLKPTWRLIGLAISIFANYLLFFWIFWRLPRHRPRKKALIRGTFLAAIGFEVIKIVMTYTLPSLMKSPSGAAFGSVLGLMAFFYFFARLTLFCAAWIATAEYKDDPRMPGKTQS encoded by the coding sequence ATGACGCAGGAAAACGAGATTAAACGTCCCACCCAGGATCTGGAGCTCGAGCCGATTAAACCGCTGGATAATAGCGAGAAAGGCGGCAAAGTTAGCCAGGCGCTGGAAACCGTCACCACTACTGCCGAAAAAGTCCAACGCCAACCGATTATTGCGCACCTGATTCGCGCGACTGAACGCTTTAACGATCGGCTGGGGAATCAGTTTGGTGCGGCTATCACCTATTTCTCATTTTTGTCGATGATCCCGATTTTGATGGTGTCGTTTGCCGCAGGGGGCTTTGTGCTGGCCTCCCATCCGATGTTGCTACAGGATATCTTCGACAAAATTCTGCAAAACATCAGCGATCCGACGCTAGCCGCCACGTTGAAAAACACCATCAACACCGCCGTTCAACAGCGTACGACGGTAGGGCTTGTCGGCCTGGCGGTGGCGCTTTATTCCGGCATCAACTGGATGGGTAACCTGCGTGAAGCGATTCGCGCTCAATCGCGCGATGTCTGGGAACGTTCGCCACAGGATCAGGAAAAATTTTGGGTTAAATATCTGCGTGATTTTATTTCGCTGATTGGTTTGTTGATTGCGCTCATTGTGACGCTTTCGATCACCTCGGTTGCCGGTTCGGCGCAGCAAATGATTATTAGCGCCCTGCACCTGAACAGCATTGAGTGGCTGAAACCAACGTGGCGGTTGATTGGTCTTGCGATTTCCATCTTCGCCAACTATCTGCTTTTCTTCTGGATCTTTTGGCGATTGCCGCGCCACCGTCCGCGCAAAAAAGCGCTAATTCGCGGAACATTTCTTGCTGCTATAGGTTTTGAAGTGATTAAAATCGTGATGACCTACACACTGCCATCGCTGATGAAATCTCCGTCTGGCGCAGCATTTGGTTCCGTGCTGGGACTGATGGCGTTTTTCTACTTCTTCGCTCGTCTGACGCTGTTTTGCGCGGCGTGGATTGCCACCGCCGAATACAAAGACGACCCGAGAATGCCGGGGAAAACGCAGTCTTAA
- the yhjE gene encoding MFS transporter, translating to MQATATTLENNQEFTPVNSRNKVLVASLIGTAIEFFDFYIYATAAVIVFPHIFFPQGDPTAATLQSLATFAIAFVARPIGSAVFGHFGDRVGRKATLVASLLTMGISTVVIGLLPGYATIGIFAPLLLALARFGQGLGLGGEWGGAALLATENAPPRKRALYGSFPQLGAPIGFFFANGTFLLLSWLLTDEQFMSWGWRVPFIFSAVLVIIGLYVRVSLHESPVFEKVAKAKKQVKIPLGTLLTKHVRVTVLGTFIMLATYTLFYIMTVYSMTFSTAAAPVGLGLPRNEVLWMLMMAVIGFGVMVPVAGLLADAFGRRKSMVIITTLIILFALFAFNPLLGSGNPILVFAFLLLGLSLMGLTFGPMGALLPELFPTEVRYTGASFSYNVASILGASVAPYIAAWLQTNYGLGAVGLYLAAMAGLTLIALLLTHETRHQSL from the coding sequence ATGCAAGCAACAGCCACAACACTCGAAAATAACCAGGAATTTACGCCGGTAAACTCACGTAATAAAGTTCTGGTTGCCTCACTCATCGGTACAGCCATTGAGTTCTTCGACTTCTATATTTACGCAACGGCAGCCGTTATTGTGTTCCCGCATATCTTCTTCCCACAGGGTGATCCCACGGCAGCAACGCTACAGTCGCTTGCCACCTTCGCCATCGCCTTCGTCGCGCGCCCTATTGGCTCTGCCGTCTTTGGTCATTTTGGCGATCGCGTTGGGCGTAAAGCGACGCTGGTCGCCTCGTTGCTAACGATGGGGATTTCGACCGTGGTGATTGGTCTGCTGCCAGGTTACGCCACGATTGGTATTTTCGCCCCGCTGCTGCTGGCACTGGCTCGATTTGGTCAGGGTCTGGGCTTAGGCGGCGAATGGGGCGGAGCGGCGCTGCTGGCAACCGAGAACGCACCACCGCGCAAACGTGCATTGTACGGCTCCTTCCCGCAACTGGGCGCACCGATCGGCTTCTTCTTTGCCAACGGCACTTTCCTGCTGCTTTCCTGGCTACTGACAGATGAGCAGTTTATGAGCTGGGGCTGGCGCGTGCCGTTTATCTTCTCGGCGGTGCTGGTCATTATCGGCCTGTATGTTCGCGTGTCGCTGCATGAGTCACCGGTGTTTGAGAAAGTCGCTAAAGCGAAAAAACAGGTGAAGATCCCGCTGGGTACGCTGCTGACCAAACATGTTCGCGTAACCGTACTGGGTACGTTCATTATGCTGGCAACCTATACGCTGTTTTACATCATGACGGTCTACTCTATGACCTTTAGTACCGCCGCCGCGCCAGTTGGGCTTGGCCTGCCGCGTAACGAAGTATTGTGGATGCTGATGATGGCAGTGATTGGTTTTGGCGTGATGGTGCCAGTCGCCGGATTACTGGCTGATGCCTTTGGTCGCCGTAAAAGCATGGTAATCATCACCACGCTGATCATCCTGTTCGCGCTGTTCGCCTTTAACCCGCTGCTCGGTTCTGGCAACCCGATTCTGGTTTTTGCCTTCCTGCTGCTGGGGTTAAGTCTGATGGGACTGACCTTCGGGCCGATGGGCGCGCTGTTACCAGAGCTGTTCCCGACAGAAGTGCGTTACACCGGAGCATCGTTCTCTTACAACGTAGCGTCGATTCTCGGGGCTTCCGTTGCACCATATATCGCAGCCTGGTTGCAGACTAACTACGGGTTAGGTGCGGTGGGGTTATATCTGGCGGCGATGGCTGGCTTGACCTTAATCGCCCTGCTGCTGACCCATGAGACGCGACATCAATCGTTGTAA
- the ccp gene encoding cytochrome c peroxidase, with amino-acid sequence MKMVSRITAIGLAGVAICYLGLSGYVWYHDNKRSKQADVQASAVSENNQVLGFLREKGCDYCHTPSAELPAYYYIPGAKQLMDYDIKLGYKSFNLEAVRAALLADKPVSQSDLNKIEWVMQYETMPPTRYTALHWAGKVSDEERAEILAWIAKQRAEYYASNDTAPEHRNEPVQPIPQKLPTDAQKVALGFTLYHDPRLSADSTISCAHCHALNAGGVDGRKTSIGVGGAVGPINAPTVFNSVFNVEQFWDGRAATLQDQAGGPPLNPIEMASKSWDEIIAKLEKDPQLKAQFLEVYPQGFSGENITDAIAEFEKTLITPDSPFDKWLRGDENALTAKQKKGYQLFKDNKCATCHGGIILGGRSFEPLGLKKDFNFGEITAADIGRMNVTKEERDKLRQKVPGLRNVALTAPYFHRGDVPTLDGAVKLMLRYQVGKELPQEDVDDIVAFLHSLNGVYTPYMQDKQ; translated from the coding sequence ATGAAAATGGTCTCACGTATTACCGCGATCGGCCTGGCTGGCGTCGCGATTTGCTATTTAGGGTTATCTGGTTATGTGTGGTACCACGATAATAAACGCAGTAAACAGGCCGATGTTCAGGCATCTGCTGTCAGTGAAAATAATCAGGTTTTAGGTTTTCTTCGCGAAAAAGGATGCGACTATTGTCATACGCCTTCGGCAGAATTACCCGCCTATTATTATATTCCTGGCGCGAAACAGTTGATGGATTACGACATTAAGCTTGGATATAAATCTTTTAACCTCGAGGCCGTGCGTGCGGCTCTGTTGGCAGATAAACCCGTTTCGCAAAGCGATCTGAATAAGATTGAATGGGTGATGCAGTATGAAACTATGCCGCCAACGCGTTACACCGCGCTACACTGGGCGGGTAAGGTGAGTGATGAAGAGCGGGCGGAAATACTTGCCTGGATTGCAAAACAGCGCGCGGAATATTACGCCAGTAATGATACTGCTCCGGAGCATCGCAATGAACCGGTGCAGCCTATTCCGCAAAAACTGCCTACCGATGCGCAAAAAGTGGCGTTGGGTTTTACGCTGTATCATGATCCCCGTTTATCGGCTGATAGCACCATTTCATGTGCACATTGCCATGCGTTAAATGCGGGTGGCGTTGATGGCAGAAAAACGTCGATTGGTGTTGGTGGTGCCGTTGGACCGATTAACGCACCGACGGTATTTAACTCAGTATTTAACGTTGAGCAGTTCTGGGATGGTCGTGCGGCAACATTGCAGGATCAGGCGGGTGGACCGCCGTTGAACCCGATTGAAATGGCGTCGAAATCCTGGGACGAAATTATTGCTAAGCTGGAAAAAGATCCGCAGCTTAAAGCGCAGTTCCTCGAAGTCTATCCGCAAGGTTTCAGTGGCGAAAATATTACTGATGCTATTGCTGAATTTGAGAAAACATTAATTACGCCGGATTCCCCATTTGATAAATGGTTGCGTGGAGATGAGAATGCGCTGACGGCGAAACAGAAAAAAGGCTATCAATTATTTAAAGATAATAAATGTGCAACTTGTCATGGTGGTATTATTCTCGGCGGACGTTCTTTCGAGCCGTTGGGGCTGAAAAAAGACTTTAACTTTGGTGAAATTACGGCGGCGGATATTGGTCGTATGAATGTTACTAAAGAAGAGCGTGATAAATTGCGTCAGAAAGTACCCGGTTTACGTAACGTTGCTTTAACGGCACCGTACTTCCATCGCGGTGACGTGCCGACGCTGGACGGGGCGGTAAAACTGATGCTGCGCTATCAGGTAGGCAAAGAGCTGCCGCAGGAGGATGTGGATGATATCGTAGCTTTCCTGCACAGTCTGAACGGGGTATATACGCCGTATATGCAGGATAAACAATAA
- the rcdB gene encoding LysR family transcriptional regulator, with protein MDKIHAMQLFIKVAELESFSRAADFFALPKGSVSRQIQALEHQLGTQLLQRTTRRVKLTPEGMTYYQRAKDVLSNLNELDGLFQQDATSISGKLRIDIPPGIAKSLLLPRLSEFLYQHPGIELELSSHDRPVDILHDGFDCMIRTGALSEDGVIACPLGKLTMVNCASPHYLTRFGYPQSPDDLTSHAIVRYTPHLGVHPLGFEVASVNGVQWFKSGGMLTVNSSENYLAAGLAGLGIIQIPRIAVREALRAGRLIEVLPGYRAEPLSLSLVYPQRRELSRRVNLFMQWLAGVMKEYLD; from the coding sequence ATGGATAAAATTCACGCAATGCAGTTGTTCATCAAAGTCGCGGAGTTGGAAAGTTTTTCCCGCGCAGCGGATTTCTTTGCTTTGCCAAAGGGAAGTGTTTCGCGCCAGATACAGGCACTGGAACATCAACTTGGCACCCAGCTTCTCCAGCGCACCACGCGACGGGTCAAACTCACGCCAGAAGGCATGACCTATTATCAACGGGCAAAAGATGTGTTGAGTAATCTCAACGAACTGGACGGTCTGTTTCAACAGGATGCCACCAGTATCAGCGGTAAATTACGCATCGACATCCCACCAGGAATCGCGAAAAGCCTGTTACTGCCGCGCCTGTCGGAATTTCTCTATCAGCATCCGGGAATTGAGCTGGAACTGAGTAGCCATGACCGTCCGGTAGATATTCTTCATGATGGTTTTGATTGCATGATACGCACTGGCGCGTTATCGGAAGATGGTGTTATCGCCTGTCCCCTCGGCAAACTGACCATGGTCAACTGTGCCAGTCCGCACTATCTGACGCGCTTTGGTTATCCGCAAAGCCCCGATGATCTGACTTCACACGCAATAGTGCGTTACACACCACACCTGGGTGTACATCCGTTAGGTTTTGAGGTTGCCAGCGTTAATGGTGTCCAGTGGTTTAAGTCTGGCGGCATGTTGACGGTAAACAGTAGCGAAAACTATCTCGCCGCCGGTCTTGCCGGTCTGGGGATTATTCAGATCCCGCGCATTGCCGTGCGCGAAGCCCTGCGTGCCGGGCGGCTTATTGAAGTATTACCTGGCTACCGTGCCGAGCCGCTCTCCCTTTCGCTGGTTTATCCGCAGCGTCGGGAGCTTTCCCGGCGTGTAAACCTGTTTATGCAGTGGCTGGCTGGCGTAATGAAAGAGTACCTGGACTGA
- the pdeH gene encoding cyclic-guanylate-specific phosphodiesterase yields the protein MIRQVIQRISNPEASIESLQERRFWLQCERAYTWQPIYQTCGRLMAVELLTVVTHPSNPLQRLPPDRYFTEITVSHRMEVVKEQIDLLAQNADFFVEHGLLASVNIDGPTLIALRQQPKILRQIEHLPWLRFELVEHIRLPKDSTFASMCEFGPLWLDDFGTGMANFSALSEVRYDYIKIARELFVMLRQSPEGRTLFSQLLHLMNRYCRGVIVEGVETQEEWRDVQNSPAFAAQGWFLSRPAPIETLNSAVLAL from the coding sequence ATGATAAGGCAGGTTATCCAGCGAATAAGCAACCCTGAAGCAAGCATCGAGAGCTTGCAGGAACGGCGTTTTTGGTTGCAGTGTGAGCGTGCTTACACCTGGCAGCCGATCTATCAAACCTGCGGACGGTTAATGGCCGTGGAGCTATTAACGGTGGTCACGCATCCCTCGAACCCTTTACAACGTCTGCCGCCGGATCGCTATTTTACTGAAATCACCGTCAGCCATCGGATGGAGGTTGTGAAAGAGCAGATTGATTTGCTGGCGCAAAATGCCGACTTCTTTGTCGAGCACGGCCTGCTGGCATCGGTCAATATTGATGGCCCTACGCTCATCGCCCTGCGTCAGCAACCAAAAATCCTGCGCCAGATTGAGCATCTTCCCTGGCTGCGTTTCGAACTGGTAGAACACATCCGCCTGCCAAAAGACTCAACCTTTGCCTCGATGTGTGAATTTGGTCCGCTGTGGCTGGATGATTTCGGCACTGGGATGGCAAATTTCTCTGCGCTCAGTGAAGTCCGTTACGACTACATCAAAATCGCCCGTGAGCTGTTTGTGATGCTGCGTCAGTCGCCGGAAGGACGCACGCTCTTTTCTCAGCTTTTACATCTCATGAATCGCTATTGTCGCGGGGTGATTGTCGAAGGTGTGGAAACGCAGGAAGAGTGGCGCGATGTACAAAATTCGCCTGCATTTGCCGCACAAGGCTGGTTTCTTTCACGCCCGGCACCGATAGAAACGCTGAATTCGGCAGTTCTGGCGCTATAA
- the kdgK gene encoding 2-dehydro-3-deoxygluconokinase, protein MSKKIAVIGECMIELSEKGADVKRGFGGDTLNTSVYIARQVDPAALTVHYVTALGTDSFSQQMLDAWHGENVDTSLTQRMENRLPGLYYIETDSTGERTFYYWRNEAAAKFWLESEQSAAICAELANFDYLYLSGISLAILSPTSREKLLSLLRECRTNGGKVIFDNNYRPRLWASKEETQQMYQQMLECTDIAFLTLDDEDALWGQQPVEDVIARTHNAGVKEVVVKRGADSCLVSIAGEGLVDVPAVKLPKEKVIDTTAAGDSFSAGYLAVRLTGGSAENAAKRGHLTASTVIQYRGAIIPREAMPE, encoded by the coding sequence ATGTCCAAAAAGATTGCCGTGATTGGCGAATGCATGATTGAGCTTTCCGAGAAAGGCGCGGACGTTAAGCGCGGTTTCGGCGGCGATACCCTGAACACTTCCGTCTATATCGCCCGTCAGGTCGATCCTGCGGCATTAACCGTTCATTACGTGACGGCGCTGGGAACGGACAGTTTTAGTCAGCAGATGCTGGACGCCTGGCACGGCGAGAACGTTGATACTTCCCTGACCCAGCGGATGGAAAATCGTCTGCCGGGTCTTTACTACATTGAAACCGACAGCACTGGCGAACGTACGTTCTACTACTGGCGTAACGAAGCCGCCGCCAAATTTTGGCTGGAGAGTGAGCAATCCGCAGCGATTTGTGCAGAGCTGGCGAATTTTGATTATCTCTACCTGAGCGGGATTAGCCTGGCAATCTTAAGCCCGACCAGCCGCGAAAAGCTGCTTTCCCTGCTGCGCGAATGCCGCACTAACGGTGGAAAAGTGATTTTCGACAATAACTACCGTCCGCGCTTGTGGGCCAGCAAAGAAGAGACACAGCAGATGTACCAGCAAATGCTGGAATGCACGGATATCGCCTTCCTGACGCTGGACGACGAAGACGCGCTGTGGGGTCAACAACCGGTGGAAGACGTCATTGCGCGCACCCATAACGCGGGCGTGAAAGAAGTGGTGGTGAAACGCGGGGCGGATTCTTGCCTGGTGTCCATTGCTGGCGAGGGGTTAGTGGATGTTCCGGCGGTGAAACTGCCGAAAGAAAAAGTGATCGATACCACCGCAGCTGGCGACTCTTTCAGTGCCGGTTATCTGGCGGTACGTTTGACGGGCGGCAGTGCGGAAAATGCGGCGAAACGCGGGCACCTGACCGCAAGTACCGTTATTCAGTATCGCGGCGCGATTATCCCGCGTGAGGCGATGCCGGAATAA
- the treF gene encoding alpha,alpha-trehalase, which yields MLNQKIQNSNPDELMIEVDLCYELDPYELKLDEMIEAEPEPEMIEGLPASDALTPADRYLELFEHVQSAKIFPDSKTFPDCAPKMDPLDILIRYRKVRHHRDFDLRKFVENHFWLPEVYSSEYVSDPQNSLKEHIDQLWPVLTREPQDHIPWSSLLALPQSYIVPGGRFSETYYWDSYFTMLGLAESGREDLLKCMADNFAWMIENYGHIPNGNRTYYLSRSQPPVFALMVELFEEDGVRGARRYLDHLKMEYAFWMDGAESLIPNQAYRHVVRMPDGSLLNRYWDDRDTPRDESWLEDVETAKHSGRPPNEVYRDLRAGAASGWDYSSRWLRDTGRLASIRTTQFIPIDLNAFLFKLESAIANISALKGEKETEALFRQKASARRDAVNRYLWDDENGIYRDYDWRREQLALFSAAAIVPLYVGMANHEQADRLANAVRSRLLTPGGILASEYETGEQWDKPNGWAPLQWMAIQGFKMYGDDLLGDEIARSWLKTVNQFYLEQHKLIEKYHIADGVPREGGGGEYPLQDGFGWTNGVVRRLIGLYGEP from the coding sequence ATGCTCAATCAGAAAATTCAAAACTCTAATCCAGACGAACTGATGATCGAGGTCGATCTCTGCTATGAACTGGACCCGTATGAATTAAAACTGGATGAGATGATCGAGGCAGAACCAGAACCCGAGATGATTGAAGGGCTGCCCGCCTCTGATGCGCTGACGCCTGCCGATCGCTATCTCGAACTGTTCGAGCATGTTCAGTCGGCGAAAATTTTCCCCGACAGTAAAACCTTTCCCGACTGCGCACCCAAAATGGACCCGCTGGATATCTTAATCCGCTACCGTAAAGTGCGCCATCATCGTGATTTTGACTTGCGCAAGTTTGTTGAAAATCACTTCTGGCTACCGGAGGTCTACTCCAGCGAGTATGTATCGGACCCGCAAAATTCCCTGAAAGAGCATATCGACCAGCTGTGGCCGGTGCTAACCCGCGAACCGCAGGATCACATTCCGTGGTCTTCTCTGCTGGCGCTGCCACAGTCTTACATTGTTCCAGGGGGCCGTTTTAGCGAAACCTACTACTGGGATTCCTATTTCACCATGCTGGGGCTGGCGGAAAGTGGTCGGGAAGATTTGCTGAAATGCATGGCCGATAACTTCGCCTGGATGATCGAAAACTATGGTCACATCCCCAACGGCAACCGCACCTATTATTTAAGCCGCTCGCAACCACCGGTTTTTGCGCTGATGGTGGAGTTGTTTGAAGAAGATGGCGTACGCGGTGCGCGCCGCTATCTCGACCACCTGAAAATGGAATATGCCTTCTGGATGGACGGTGCAGAATCGTTGATCCCTAATCAGGCCTATCGCCATGTTGTGCGGATGCCGGACGGATCGCTGCTCAACCGTTACTGGGACGATCGCGACACACCGCGTGACGAATCCTGGCTTGAGGACGTTGAAACCGCGAAACATTCTGGTCGCCCGCCCAACGAGGTGTACCGCGATTTACGCGCGGGGGCGGCCTCCGGTTGGGATTACTCTTCCCGTTGGCTGCGTGATACCGGTCGTCTGGCGAGCATTCGTACCACCCAGTTCATCCCCATCGATCTGAATGCCTTCCTGTTTAAACTGGAGAGCGCCATCGCCAACATCTCGGCACTGAAAGGCGAGAAAGAGACAGAAGCACTGTTCCGCCAGAAGGCCAGTGCCCGTCGCGATGCGGTAAACCGTTACCTCTGGGATGATGAAAACGGTATCTACCGCGATTACGACTGGCGACGCGAACAACTGGCGCTCTTTTCCGCTGCCGCCATTGTGCCGCTCTATGTCGGTATGGCGAACCATGAACAGGCCGATCGTCTGGCAAACGCCGTGCGCAGTCGGTTACTGACACCTGGCGGGATTCTGGCAAGCGAGTACGAAACCGGTGAACAGTGGGATAAACCTAACGGCTGGGCACCATTACAATGGATGGCGATTCAGGGATTTAAAATGTACGGCGATGACCTTCTGGGTGATGAAATCGCGCGCAGCTGGCTGAAGACGGTGAATCAGTTCTATCTGGAACAGCACAAACTGATTGAGAAATACCATATTGCCGATGGTGTTCCCCGCGAAGGCGGCGGTGGCGAGTATCCGTTGCAGGATGGGTTTGGCTGGACTAATGGTGTGGTACGCCGTTTAATTGGTTTGTACGGCGAACCATAA
- the yhjB gene encoding helix-turn-helix transcriptional regulator: MQIVMFDRQSIFIHGMKISLQQRIPGVSIQGASQADELWQKLESYPEALVMLDGDQDGEFCYWLLQKTVVQFPEVKVLITATDCNKRWLQEVIHFNVLAIVPRDSTVETFALAVNSAAMGMMFLPGDWRTTPEKDIKDLKSLSARQREILTMLAAGESNKEIGRALNISTGTVKAHLESLYRRLEVKNRTQAAMMLNISS, translated from the coding sequence ATGCAAATAGTCATGTTTGACAGGCAGTCAATATTTATTCATGGAATGAAAATCAGTTTACAGCAACGTATTCCAGGAGTGAGTATTCAGGGGGCCAGTCAGGCAGACGAGTTATGGCAAAAGCTGGAAAGTTACCCTGAAGCCTTAGTGATGCTCGATGGCGATCAGGATGGTGAGTTTTGCTACTGGTTGCTGCAAAAAACCGTGGTGCAATTTCCTGAGGTTAAGGTGTTAATTACGGCGACGGATTGCAACAAACGGTGGTTACAGGAAGTTATTCATTTTAATGTGCTGGCCATTGTGCCTCGTGATTCAACCGTCGAGACATTTGCGTTGGCGGTCAATAGTGCGGCGATGGGGATGATGTTTCTGCCGGGAGACTGGCGAACGACGCCGGAAAAGGACATTAAAGATCTCAAATCGTTAAGCGCCCGCCAGCGGGAGATTTTAACCATGTTAGCGGCGGGCGAATCAAATAAAGAGATCGGCAGGGCGCTGAATATCAGTACCGGAACGGTAAAAGCGCATCTGGAATCACTGTATCGCCGTCTGGAAGTGAAAAATCGCACCCAGGCGGCAATGATGTTAAATATCTCCTCCTGA